Within the bacterium genome, the region GAAGCCCGTCCAATGCAGGAAATCGCTCTCGTGTTCAACGACCTCCTTGCTCCACACCTTGCGCATGGCGGACACGTAGTCGTCGAAGCGCGCACCGCGGCGTTCGAAGGGGACCCCCATGGCGTCGAACTCTTCCCTCAGCCATCCGATTCCGACGCCTAGCATGAATCGACCCTTCGAAACGAGGTCGAGGCTGGCAGCCTGCTTGGCCAAGAGGAGAGGGTTCGCCTGGGGGAGGATGTTCACGCCCGTACCGAGGCGCAGGCTCTCCGTGTGGGCTGCGACGAGCGTCAGCGCAATCAGCGGGTCGATGAAACTCGTTTCAGGGGTGGCTCCCATCTTCCCGTCCGCGCTGTACGGGTACTTCGATTGGTAGTCCGTCGGGACCATCGCATGTTCGAAGGTCCAAACGGATTCGAGGCCGACGTTCACGGCCTTCTGGGCCAGGCCGACGATGGCTTCGGGGCGGTCCGGGCCGACGTTCACGGGGATGAGGCCGAGCTTCATGCTGACTCCTCTGGGATCATGAATGGGCGGGTACGATGCCGAAGGGGGAGGCCTAGATCCAGACCTTGCTCAAAGGATCTTGAATTCCTTCGGGGGGTCCTCGATCACGTTCTCATCGATCAACGCCTCGATCTCGGCCTTTGACAGCCCGAGCAGCTCCGCGGCAATTTCGCGGGTGTGCTGGCCGAGCAATGGTGCCGGTTCCG harbors:
- a CDS encoding LLM class F420-dependent oxidoreductase — encoded protein: MKLGLIPVNVGPDRPEAIVGLAQKAVNVGLESVWTFEHAMVPTDYQSKYPYSADGKMGATPETSFIDPLIALTLVAAHTESLRLGTGVNILPQANPLLLAKQAASLDLVSKGRFMLGVGIGWLREEFDAMGVPFERRGARFDDYVSAMRKVWSKEVVEHESDFLHWTGFKSHPNPVQDPFPVIIGGVKGKAFERVAKYGQGWFAPTPQLDVLESQLEKLGEACAAEGRDLSSVEVTAMWFPALGLDSIAKFTDLGVERLVIPVPALGQGNPVENLDKLGNDVIAKL